The Planktothrix sp. FACHB-1365 sequence ATCTATACAAAAGTTAATAATTTCCCCCTCTCCCCTTGTCCCCTCTCCCCTTGTCCCCCCATCCCCCCGTCCCCTTGTCCCCCCATCCCCTTGTCCCCTTGTCCCCCCATCCCCTTGTCCCCCCATCCCCCCGTCCCCTTGTCCCCCCATCCCCTTGTCCCCTTGTCCCCTCTCCTCATCCAGGGGTAGTTCACAAGCTTTTCGTTGTAGGAGTGTCAAAGCTTGTTAAGATGTCAGATGTCGCAGCGTCAGCGTTGAGTGTGATTGTCACCGTAACGTTTAAGCTGAGGATTGACCAATTTTAGGTGTGGGACTGTCTAAAAGAGTGAGTATCATGCGTTTATCTCCTGTCTTAGTTGCGGTTTTTGCTGCTTCAGCTACGTTTGGATTATCAAACTCTGCAAATAGTCAAACCGCCTACCCAGACTCAGAAAGTTCGTCTAATTCCCTAGAAACTTTTGATCCCGGAGATCCGGGTTTAATTCCATCGGAAACTCATGATCAATCTTTAGCGGTTAATCAAATTCCCCCCTCAACTCCAATTTATCCTTTTGAAGAAATTGTTTTACATAAAGCGAAATTGCTGAATCCAGATTTGGCTTTTTCTTTGGGTGAATCGATGGGAAAAAATATTTCTCAGTCTTGGGTTCATTCTGCATTTTCCACAAATTCAGCTACTTTTAATCCATCTCAACCTCTGAGTGATACTTCCTTAGCATTACCATCAAATTCCTCAGAATTAGATTCTTTATCAGAACGTCCGATTGCTGATTCTAAAGAGGAAACCATTATTCTTAATAAAGGAAAAGCAACACAAAATTCAGGAAAGATTGCTCAATTTTATTCAGAAGTTTCCCCTAAAACCACAAATTCTGAAAGTAATTATTCATCAAGTTCAGAGATTTTACTGAATAAATCAGCTACGGAAAAAACGGGGAATTTTAGCTTTCCTGTTGTGGTTGAAAATGCGATCGCTTTAAATTCGACTGTAGGGGAAACTAATAGATTTGAACCGAGTTTAAATAAGAATTTAGGAAAACTAGCCCAATTTCCGATAGAAGTTTCTGAACAAATAGCAAGTGCTGAAATTAATCCCTCCTCGAATTTAGAGATTTTACTGAATAAATCAGCTAGGGAAAAAACGGGGAATTTTAGCTTTCCTGTTATGGCTGAAAATGCGATCGCTTTAAATTCGACTGTAGGGGAAACTAATAGATTTGAACCGAGTTTAAATAAAGAGTTAGGGAAAATAGCCCAATTTCCGATAGAAGTTTCTGAACAAATAGCGAGTGCTGAAATTAATCCCTCCTCGAATTTAGAGATTTTACTGAATAAATCAGCTAGGGAAAAAACGGGGAATTTTAGCTTTCCCGTTATGGAGGAAAATGCGATCGCTTTAAATTCGACTGTAGGGGAAACTAATGTATTTGAACCGAGCTTAAATAAAGAGTTAGGGAAAATAGCCCAATTTCCGATAGAAGTGTCTCAACAAATAGCAAGTGCTGAAATTAATAGTTCCTCGAATTTAGAGGTTTTACTGAATAAATCAGCTACGGAAAAAACGGGGAATTTTAGCTTTCCCGTTATGGCTGAAAATGCGATCGCTTTAAATTCGACTGTAGGGGAAACTAATAGATTTGAACCGAGTTTAAATAAGAATTTAGGAAAACTAGCTCAATTTCCGATAGAAGTTTCTGAACAAATAGCGAGTGCTGAAATTAATCCCTCCTCGAATTTAGAGATTTTACTGAATAAATCAGCTACGGAAAAAACGGGGAATTTTAGCTTTCCCGTTATGGCTGAAAATGCGATCGCTTTAAATTCGACTGTAGGGGAAACTAATAGATTTGAACCGAGTTTAAATAAGAATTTAGGAAAACTAGCCCAATTTCCGATAGAAGTTTCTGAACAAATAGCAAGTGCTGAAATTAATCCCTCCTCAAATTTAGAGATTTTACTGAATAAATCAGCTAGGGAAAAAACGGGGAATTTTAGCTTTCCTGTTGTGGCTGAAAATGCGATCGCTTTAAATTCGACTGTAGGGGAAACTAATATATTTGAACCGAGTTTAAATAAAACAGGTGCAGAAAAATTAGCCCAATTTTCTCCAACAGTTGCTTTCGAGATTGCTCAACCAGCACCCGAAACTCAACCCTATAATCCTGATGAAGTTCCACCCCCTCCCTCTTCACAACCTGACGTTCCTCCGATTATTCCCATTCCTACCACACCAGCACAAGCTGAACCCGAAGTATTAGTCGCAGAAATTGCAGTCAGTGGAACCGAAAATACAACATTAATTGATAGAGTTTATAGCGTTATTTCCACCCAACCCGGACGAACAACAACCCGTTCTCAATTACAAAAAGATATTAACGCTATTTTTGCAACCGGTTTATTCCGAAATGTCAAAGCCGTTCCAGAAGATACCCCTCTAGGGGTGCGAATCACCTTTGAAGTTGAAGAAAATCCGCCCTTAAAACAAGTTGTAATTGAAGGCGATACAGTTTTACCCGAAGACATTATTAATCAAAGTTTTGCTGATCAATATAATCAAACGATTAACCTGAATCAAATCGAAGCCGGGGTTAAAAAAATCAATCAATGGTATCAGGATAATGGCTATGTTTTAGCACAGGTTGTTGCTGCACCCGAAGTCACACGGGAAGGCGTTGTTACCCTACAAGTCGCCGAAGGGGTGATTGAAACTATTGAAGTGCGTTTTCTCAATAGTGATGGAGAAGCGACCGATGAAGAAGGAAAACCCATTGAGGGAAGAACGAGAGACTTTATTATTACCCGTGAAATTCAGTTAAAACCTGGGGATGTGTTTAACCAACAAACCGCACAACGAGATTTAGCCCGGGTTTTTGGGTTAGGAATTTTTGAAGATGTGCGATTACAATTAGAACCGGGAAAAGATAATCCCCGTGAAGCGACAGTGATTGTTAATGTGATTGAAAAAACAACGGGCTCCTTAGCCTTTGGAGGAGGAATTAGTTCTGCTGCGGGATTATTTGGAACCTTAAGTTATCAAGAAATTAACTTAGGGGGAAATAACCAACGCTTAGGGGTGGAATTAGAAGCCGGAAACCGAGTTTTTCAAGTCGATGTCAGCTTTACTGATCCCTGGATTGCGGGTGATCCTTATCGAACATCCTATACAATTAATGCGTTTAGACGACGGACAATTTCTGTTGTTTTTGAAAATGGGCCACGAGAAGTTCGTTTAGCAAATGGTGATCGTCCCCGTGTGGTTAGAACTGGAGGCGGTATTAGTTTTACTCGGCCTTTTGCAGAGAATGTTTTTGCTGATCCAAATTGGGTTGCATCTTTGGGATTTCAATATCAACGGGTGGACATAACGGACTCCGATGGGAATATTACCCCAACCGATGAATATGGTAATCAACTCAGTTATAGTGGCAGTGGCTCAGACGATTTATTTACCGTTCAATTTGGATTAGTTCGAGATCGTCGCAATAATAAACAACAGCCAACTTCCGGGTATTTATTACGGTTTGGGACAGAACAATCAATTCCTGTGGGTTCAGGAAGTATTTTAATGAATCGTTTGCGGGCGGGATACACCTTTTATGTTCCGGTCAACTTTTTTACAGGTTTTATTCCCAAAGGCCCTCAATCTTTTGCCTTTAATTTTCAAGGGGGAACAGTCGTCGGAAATTTACCTCCCTATGAAGCTTTTCCTTTAGGAGGAACAGCATCGGTGCGGGGTTGGGAAGAAGGAGCGATCGCCTCAACCCGTAGTTTTGTGCAAGGATCAATAGAGTATCGTTTCCCGATTTTCTCGAATTTTATTGGGGGAGCACTATTTGTTGATGCGGCGACGGACTTAAATTCCCAAGGTACAGTCCCCGGTTCTCCAGGGGGAGTTCGAGATAAACCCGGTTCAGGCTTTGGTTATGGTGCGGGTGTACGCTTACAAACTCCTCTGGGGCCAGTGCGGATTGATTATGGGATTAATAATAATGGGGATAGTCGGATTCATTTTGGTCTAGGAGAACGGTTCTAGGCTGATGTTGAGCGTCCAATGTTACGATAAACTAAAATTCAGTTCATCCAACGGTTGAAAGACTATGATTTTGCCAGGTTCCGCCGTGCGAGTCACAAATCCCGTCGATATTTACTATGGTTTCCAAGGTCTGGTTCAACGAGTCAGCGATGGTAAAGTCGCCGTTCTCTTTGAAGGAGGAAACTGGGATAAACTCGTCACTTTTAAACTCTCTGAACTAGAAGCAATTGATACCACTGCTGGACGCAAAGGCAAAAAATAATCAGTTATCAGTTATCAGTTATCAGTTATCAGTTATCAGTTATCAGTTATCAGTTATCAGTTATCAGTTATCAGTTATCAGTTATCAGTTGATAATTATAGCACTGGATCTCATATTAGGACATCAATGATGGCTATAATCCTTAATTGTTAAGCATCTATACGGGTGGAGAAACCCCTTTTTACTGACTTGGGACTCCTGCTATAATAGTTAATATTGACTCAAAACTGATAACTGGCAACTGATAACTGACGACTGATAACTGATAACTGATTTATGCGTCTTCCTTTTCCTACATTTTCAACCTCTCGACATTCTCAGCAACATATCGCTGAAGTGATAGAAACGGCGACAACGGAGTATTTGGCCCAATGTTTAGAACCGGAGGACTTGAGTTTTCCGGTCATGCCTGCCTTTGGGAGTTGGGTCAAATCAAAAGATGAGGAGTCAGGAAATCAGGTTTATGGAGTAGTTTATTATGCTACTACTAGCCCGATTGATTCCGTGCATCGAGCCAGGGCGCTAGGATTAACCTTAGAAGAATTGCGTGAACAGCAACCTCAAATTTTTGCGATGTTAAAAACGGAATTTCGGGTGGCTATTGTCGGTTTTGAGATGACGAACCCAGAGCGATCGCAACGAGGTAAAATCTATCAATATATTCCGCCTCGTCCCCCGCAAATTCATCAGGCAGTCTATGAATGTCACCCGGATGAAATTGTTAATTTTAGTCAGGAATTAGATTTTTTAAGAACCTTATTAGACGTGAGGAACGCCCCGGTTGATTCTTTGGTAGCTGCGGCGATTCGAGAAATTTATCAACTGAGAAAATTAGATCGAGGTTGGTTAATTGAAGCGGGACGAACCCTGAGTATTTTATTAAAAGATGATTATGATCGCTTGCGGATTATTCTTAAACAAATTCATCCTTGATCAAGGTAGAATTAAATTGATCCAGCTTCTGCCACTTTCCGAATTAAACAAGTAATAAACGAATTTATCCCAATGTCATCATCCCTAGGTTTTATTTTACTAACTCATAGAAACCCACAGCAAATTTACAGGCTAATAGATCATTTAAACAAAATGTTTAATTATCCGTCAATTGTCTGTCATCATGACTTTTCCAAATGTGATTTATCTACAGATACTCTACCGAAAAACGTCTCCTTTGTCCGTCCTCATATAGAAACCGCATGGGGTGAATTTTCCGCAGTAGAAGCTATAATCAAAGCCATTAAACTAATGTATGAGTCTGTAAATCCGCCAGATTGGTTTATATTACTCAGTGGAGCAGACTATCCCATCAAAACCGCCAAACAGATATTAAGCGATTTCAACTCAACTGAATATGATGCTTATATACACCATGAAGAAATTATATATAAAGTTTATAAACAAAATGTCAAAATGAGCGTTATATGGCAAATACTAGCCTATCAGCGATATTGTAGTTACGAATTATTTTCAGTTCCCTTCTTCAAAAATTTCACAATTCGTCTGGAACATCCATTATTAACTAAACCCTTCCTGCCATTTTCTGATAAATTTCGCTGCTTTGCTGGAGGTCTATG is a genomic window containing:
- a CDS encoding beta-1,6-N-acetylglucosaminyltransferase, producing the protein MSSSLGFILLTHRNPQQIYRLIDHLNKMFNYPSIVCHHDFSKCDLSTDTLPKNVSFVRPHIETAWGEFSAVEAIIKAIKLMYESVNPPDWFILLSGADYPIKTAKQILSDFNSTEYDAYIHHEEIIYKVYKQNVKMSVIWQILAYQRYCSYELFSVPFFKNFTIRLEHPLLTKPFLPFSDKFRCFAGGLWFSANQRAAEYIIEFHNQKNALASHYCHRMFVDESYFQTILANAPHLKLKNDDYRYVDWSTQGAHPKTMVMEDLPHLLASPCHFARKFDIDVDSTILDQLDRITLG
- a CDS encoding NAD(P)H dehydrogenase subunit NdhS, encoding MILPGSAVRVTNPVDIYYGFQGLVQRVSDGKVAVLFEGGNWDKLVTFKLSELEAIDTTAGRKGKK
- a CDS encoding HAS-barrel domain-containing protein, which translates into the protein MRLPFPTFSTSRHSQQHIAEVIETATTEYLAQCLEPEDLSFPVMPAFGSWVKSKDEESGNQVYGVVYYATTSPIDSVHRARALGLTLEELREQQPQIFAMLKTEFRVAIVGFEMTNPERSQRGKIYQYIPPRPPQIHQAVYECHPDEIVNFSQELDFLRTLLDVRNAPVDSLVAAAIREIYQLRKLDRGWLIEAGRTLSILLKDDYDRLRIILKQIHP
- a CDS encoding BamA/TamA family outer membrane protein, with translation MRLSPVLVAVFAASATFGLSNSANSQTAYPDSESSSNSLETFDPGDPGLIPSETHDQSLAVNQIPPSTPIYPFEEIVLHKAKLLNPDLAFSLGESMGKNISQSWVHSAFSTNSATFNPSQPLSDTSLALPSNSSELDSLSERPIADSKEETIILNKGKATQNSGKIAQFYSEVSPKTTNSESNYSSSSEILLNKSATEKTGNFSFPVVVENAIALNSTVGETNRFEPSLNKNLGKLAQFPIEVSEQIASAEINPSSNLEILLNKSAREKTGNFSFPVMAENAIALNSTVGETNRFEPSLNKELGKIAQFPIEVSEQIASAEINPSSNLEILLNKSAREKTGNFSFPVMEENAIALNSTVGETNVFEPSLNKELGKIAQFPIEVSQQIASAEINSSSNLEVLLNKSATEKTGNFSFPVMAENAIALNSTVGETNRFEPSLNKNLGKLAQFPIEVSEQIASAEINPSSNLEILLNKSATEKTGNFSFPVMAENAIALNSTVGETNRFEPSLNKNLGKLAQFPIEVSEQIASAEINPSSNLEILLNKSAREKTGNFSFPVVAENAIALNSTVGETNIFEPSLNKTGAEKLAQFSPTVAFEIAQPAPETQPYNPDEVPPPPSSQPDVPPIIPIPTTPAQAEPEVLVAEIAVSGTENTTLIDRVYSVISTQPGRTTTRSQLQKDINAIFATGLFRNVKAVPEDTPLGVRITFEVEENPPLKQVVIEGDTVLPEDIINQSFADQYNQTINLNQIEAGVKKINQWYQDNGYVLAQVVAAPEVTREGVVTLQVAEGVIETIEVRFLNSDGEATDEEGKPIEGRTRDFIITREIQLKPGDVFNQQTAQRDLARVFGLGIFEDVRLQLEPGKDNPREATVIVNVIEKTTGSLAFGGGISSAAGLFGTLSYQEINLGGNNQRLGVELEAGNRVFQVDVSFTDPWIAGDPYRTSYTINAFRRRTISVVFENGPREVRLANGDRPRVVRTGGGISFTRPFAENVFADPNWVASLGFQYQRVDITDSDGNITPTDEYGNQLSYSGSGSDDLFTVQFGLVRDRRNNKQQPTSGYLLRFGTEQSIPVGSGSILMNRLRAGYTFYVPVNFFTGFIPKGPQSFAFNFQGGTVVGNLPPYEAFPLGGTASVRGWEEGAIASTRSFVQGSIEYRFPIFSNFIGGALFVDAATDLNSQGTVPGSPGGVRDKPGSGFGYGAGVRLQTPLGPVRIDYGINNNGDSRIHFGLGERF